A window from Ignavibacteriota bacterium encodes these proteins:
- a CDS encoding methyltransferase domain-containing protein, with product MKSVDYKFWAKYIKEIHNTIGNKQDIALELASGNCKLSQELQTHFQKIYVSDISIQMLKQNSNCTNKICCNMISLPFKNKFDFIFSTFDSINYLCDENQLNLFFHNIKNSLSKNGNLIFDVSLKKNSLKHLKKLNRKGVYKNIKYEQISTFDEKTLMHENKIIFQFKDGTQITEIHKQKIYDFYYYFDVIESNNLYVSECLEAFDFINGSPKSDRIQFIVKRKK from the coding sequence ATGAAATCGGTTGACTATAAATTTTGGGCAAAATACATTAAAGAAATTCATAATACAATTGGAAACAAGCAGGATATTGCTTTGGAATTAGCATCGGGAAATTGCAAACTTTCTCAAGAACTGCAAACACATTTTCAAAAAATTTATGTAAGTGATATTTCAATTCAGATGCTCAAGCAAAATTCCAATTGCACTAATAAAATTTGCTGTAATATGATTTCATTACCGTTTAAAAATAAATTTGATTTTATATTTTCAACATTTGATTCTATAAATTATCTTTGCGATGAAAATCAACTAAATCTTTTTTTTCATAACATAAAAAATTCATTATCAAAAAATGGCAATTTAATTTTTGATGTAAGCTTAAAAAAAAACAGTTTAAAACATCTAAAAAAATTAAATAGAAAAGGTGTTTATAAAAATATTAAGTATGAACAAATTAGCACATTCGATGAAAAAACATTAATGCATGAAAATAAAATTATTTTCCAATTTAAAGACGGAACACAAATTACTGAAATACATAAACAAAAAATTTATGATTTTTATTATTATTTTGATGTTATAGAATCAAATAATTTATATGTATCTGAATGTTTGGAAGCATTTGATTTTATTAACGGTTCGCCGAAATCTGATAGAATTCAGTTTATTGTAAAAAGGAAAAAATAA
- the pdxA gene encoding 4-hydroxythreonine-4-phosphate dehydrogenase PdxA → MRKFAFTCGDVNGIGPEIVIKSLNKLNPRKQSQIIFICPHNIFIETLKNIPAKFDFIITKNIFSELNKNKVLIYDLGHVNSDLGKPTVTSGKVCYNSIITACNFAKENLIQAIITAPISKLALHKAKINFPGHTELLADFFSVKKFAMMFLSNKIKAGLTSIHIPIKSIPKEITNKKLSEISEIIQKSLQTDFKIKNPKIAMLGLNPHAGENGKIGKEEIEIINPLIKKTKYLFGPFVPDAFFGNHLYKNFDATIGLYHDQILIPFKLMNFNSGVNFTAGLPIVRTSPDHGTAFDIAGKGIANPQSMLAAFKFAEIILKNRNTIF, encoded by the coding sequence ATGAGAAAGTTTGCATTTACTTGTGGCGATGTGAATGGTATTGGTCCCGAAATTGTTATAAAATCTCTCAACAAATTAAATCCTAGAAAACAATCGCAAATCATTTTTATTTGTCCACATAATATTTTTATTGAAACTCTTAAAAATATTCCTGCAAAATTTGATTTTATTATTACGAAAAATATTTTTTCAGAATTGAATAAAAACAAAGTTCTTATATATGATTTAGGACATGTAAATTCTGATTTAGGCAAACCTACAGTAACTTCGGGAAAAGTTTGTTACAATTCAATTATAACTGCATGTAATTTTGCAAAAGAAAATTTAATTCAAGCAATAATTACGGCGCCAATTTCCAAATTAGCTTTACACAAAGCAAAAATAAATTTTCCCGGACATACAGAATTATTAGCTGATTTTTTTAGTGTTAAAAAATTCGCAATGATGTTTCTCAGCAATAAAATTAAAGCTGGCTTAACATCAATTCATATCCCAATAAAAAGTATTCCGAAAGAAATTACAAATAAAAAACTTTCTGAAATTTCGGAAATAATTCAAAAAAGTTTGCAAACAGATTTTAAAATTAAAAATCCAAAAATTGCAATGTTGGGATTAAATCCTCACGCTGGTGAAAATGGTAAAATTGGAAAAGAGGAAATTGAAATTATAAATCCACTTATAAAAAAAACTAAATATTTATTTGGACCATTTGTACCAGATGCTTTTTTCGGAAATCATTTATACAAAAATTTTGATGCAACAATTGGATTATATCACGATCAAATTTTAATCCCATTCAAATTAATGAATTTTAACAGCGGAGTAAATTTTACGGCTGGATTACCAATTGTTAGAACTTCACCAGATCATGGAACTGCATTTGATATTGCCGGCAAAGGAATTGCAAATCCTCAAAGTATGCTTGCCGCATTTAAGTTTGCAGAAATAATTTTGAAAAATAGAAATACAATTTTTTAA
- the rho gene encoding transcription termination factor Rho, which produces MDISTLKSKKIVDLLQIAKEYSLTGVNDLRKQELIFKILEAQTKKDGLTFSQGVLEVLADGYGFLRSSDYNYLPSPDDIYVSPSQIKRFSLRTGDHVSGQVRPPKEGERFFALLRVEAVNGKDPEEIRGRTLFDNLTPLYPTKRIKLESAPGEYSMRIMDLLAPTGKGQRGLIVSPPKTGKTVLLQKIANSITRNHPEVKLIMLLIDERPEEVTDMQRSVQAEVISSTFDEPPERHVQVANMVIEKAKRMVEAGDDVVILLDSITRLARAHNTTQPHSGRILSGGVDSNALHKPKRFFGAARNIEDGGSLTILATALIDTGSRMDEVIFEEFKGTGNLEIVLDRALSDRRIFPAFDVNKSGTRKEELLMTEEELNKVWILRKLLSNYDTIEAMDFLLDKMRGTKNNKEFLQSMNS; this is translated from the coding sequence ATGGATATTTCCACCTTAAAGTCTAAAAAAATTGTTGACTTACTTCAAATAGCCAAAGAATACAGTTTAACCGGCGTTAATGATTTAAGGAAACAAGAATTAATTTTTAAAATCTTAGAAGCACAAACTAAAAAAGACGGACTCACATTTTCTCAAGGTGTGTTGGAAGTTTTAGCTGATGGTTATGGATTTTTAAGATCATCAGATTATAATTATCTTCCATCCCCGGATGATATTTACGTTTCGCCGTCTCAAATTAAGAGATTCAGTTTAAGAACCGGCGATCATGTAAGCGGTCAAGTTCGTCCGCCAAAAGAAGGCGAAAGGTTTTTTGCACTTCTAAGAGTTGAAGCTGTTAATGGAAAAGATCCGGAGGAAATTAGAGGTAGAACACTTTTTGATAATTTAACTCCGCTTTATCCTACAAAGAGAATAAAATTGGAATCTGCACCCGGTGAATATTCTATGCGAATTATGGATTTATTAGCTCCAACCGGAAAAGGTCAAAGAGGATTAATTGTATCTCCTCCAAAAACTGGTAAAACTGTTTTGCTTCAAAAAATTGCAAACTCAATTACAAGAAATCATCCCGAAGTAAAATTAATTATGTTACTTATAGATGAACGTCCCGAAGAAGTTACGGATATGCAGAGATCGGTGCAAGCAGAAGTAATAAGTTCAACATTTGATGAACCGCCGGAAAGACATGTCCAAGTAGCAAACATGGTTATTGAAAAAGCTAAGAGAATGGTTGAAGCCGGAGATGATGTTGTAATTTTATTAGATAGTATTACACGACTAGCAAGAGCCCACAATACAACTCAACCTCATAGCGGAAGAATTTTATCCGGTGGTGTTGATTCAAATGCATTGCATAAACCTAAAAGATTTTTTGGAGCCGCAAGAAATATTGAAGACGGAGGAAGTTTAACAATTCTTGCAACTGCTTTAATTGATACCGGAAGCAGAATGGATGAAGTAATTTTTGAAGAATTTAAAGGAACCGGAAACTTGGAAATTGTACTTGATCGTGCGCTCTCCGATAGAAGAATTTTCCCGGCGTTTGATGTTAATAAGTCCGGTACAAGAAAAGAAGAATTGCTTATGACCGAAGAGGAATTAAATAAGGTATGGATTTTAAGAAAACTTTTAAGTAATTATGATACTATTGAAGCTATGGACTTCTTATTAGATAAAATGCGCGGTACAAAAAATAATAAAGAGTTTTTGCAAAGTATGAATAGTTAA
- a CDS encoding TerC family protein, with product MEINIWFWIVFNLFVLLMLALDLGVFHKNTHEVNTKEALIWTGVWILLAMLFNILIYNLFGETKALEFFTGYIIEKALSVDNIFVFVLIFSFFQIPSKYQHKVLFWGIIGALIMRVIFIFAGVALLEKFHWTIYIFGAILIYTGIKMLVQKHKKIDPDKNPIINLFKKFIPTTSNLHGEKFFITEKNKKTATPLFITLIFIELTDLIFAVDSIPAILAVTQDHFIVYTSNVFAILGLRSLYFALAKIIERFKYLSVGLAIILIFVGIKMVIIDYIKIPIQYSLLTIIGILIISLLYSVYKTNIPNKNKF from the coding sequence ATGGAAATAAATATCTGGTTTTGGATTGTTTTTAATTTATTTGTTCTTTTAATGTTAGCTCTTGATCTTGGAGTTTTTCATAAAAATACACATGAGGTTAATACAAAAGAAGCGCTTATATGGACCGGCGTTTGGATCTTATTGGCGATGTTATTTAACATTTTAATTTATAATTTATTTGGTGAAACTAAAGCTCTTGAGTTTTTTACGGGCTACATTATCGAAAAAGCACTTAGTGTTGACAACATTTTTGTATTTGTCCTAATATTTTCATTTTTCCAAATTCCATCAAAATATCAGCACAAGGTTTTGTTTTGGGGAATTATTGGAGCTCTCATAATGCGTGTAATTTTCATTTTTGCTGGCGTTGCATTACTTGAGAAATTTCATTGGACAATTTACATTTTTGGAGCAATTTTAATTTATACCGGAATTAAAATGCTTGTTCAAAAACATAAAAAAATTGATCCTGATAAAAATCCTATTATAAATCTTTTTAAGAAATTTATTCCAACAACCAGTAATCTACACGGTGAAAAATTTTTTATAACTGAAAAAAATAAAAAAACTGCAACACCACTTTTTATTACTTTAATTTTTATTGAATTAACTGATTTAATTTTCGCAGTGGATAGTATTCCGGCTATTTTGGCAGTAACTCAAGATCATTTTATTGTTTATACAAGTAACGTTTTTGCTATTCTTGGACTTCGTTCGCTTTACTTTGCATTAGCAAAAATTATTGAAAGATTTAAGTATTTATCGGTTGGACTGGCAATTATTTTAATATTTGTTGGAATAAAAATGGTGATAATTGATTATATAAAAATCCCAATTCAGTATTCTCTTCTTACAATAATTGGAATTTTAATTATTAGTTTATTGTATTCCGTATATAAAACAAATATTCCAAACAAAAATAAGTTTTGA
- a CDS encoding bifunctional folylpolyglutamate synthase/dihydrofolate synthase: MNIDLALEKIFSLKQFHVKLGLEKTIHLLNHIGNPQNEFKSIHVAGSNGKGSTCSFIASILQEHGFKVGLYTSPHFVRFNERIRINGNEISDSEILKFLNANKKFIDKEQPTFFEITTALAFQYFAKQKVDFAVIETGLGGRLDSTNVINPLISIITSISLEHTNILGNSYSKIAFEKAGIIKNRIPIVIGKIPKSAKNVISKIANEKKSILIDIQDEIKVYKNHFTLKTKNEFIKFEIKNLSGTHQYYNAGLAIKSLEKIIPKLEFKEIQIGLDNVIINSGLQCRYERFSENPQVIFDSAHNLEGVKSFVKQFKKEFLSFKNRKLIYGALNDKDNEKMLSQLKPYFDKVFITEVNNERGEKANVLSVIAKSLNMDVSISKYPEKIIAKFFNSRNNSDNCLVVLGSMYLLGEIKLKLLKK, encoded by the coding sequence ATGAACATTGATTTAGCTTTAGAAAAAATTTTTTCACTTAAACAATTTCATGTAAAATTGGGATTGGAAAAAACAATCCATTTACTAAATCATATTGGAAATCCCCAAAATGAATTTAAATCTATTCATGTTGCCGGATCAAATGGAAAGGGAAGTACATGTTCATTTATCGCAAGTATTTTACAAGAACATGGCTTTAAAGTTGGATTGTATACTTCGCCGCATTTTGTTAGATTCAATGAAAGAATTAGAATAAATGGAAATGAAATTAGTGATAGTGAAATTTTAAAATTCCTTAATGCAAATAAAAAATTTATTGATAAAGAGCAACCTACATTTTTTGAAATTACAACGGCTTTAGCATTTCAATATTTCGCTAAACAAAAAGTTGATTTTGCAGTAATTGAAACCGGACTTGGCGGAAGATTAGATTCAACAAATGTTATCAATCCACTGATTTCAATAATTACGAGTATAAGTTTAGAACATACAAATATTTTAGGGAATTCATATTCTAAAATTGCTTTTGAGAAAGCGGGAATAATTAAAAATAGAATTCCAATTGTAATAGGAAAAATTCCTAAATCTGCAAAGAATGTAATTTCAAAAATTGCAAATGAAAAAAAATCAATTTTGATTGATATTCAAGATGAGATTAAAGTTTACAAAAATCATTTTACATTAAAAACGAAAAATGAATTTATTAAATTTGAAATTAAAAACTTATCCGGAACGCATCAATATTATAATGCTGGATTAGCAATAAAAAGTCTTGAAAAAATAATTCCAAAATTAGAATTTAAAGAAATTCAAATTGGTCTCGATAATGTTATTATCAACTCCGGTTTACAATGCAGATATGAAAGATTTTCTGAAAATCCACAAGTAATTTTTGATTCAGCTCACAATTTAGAAGGTGTTAAATCTTTCGTAAAGCAATTTAAAAAAGAATTTTTGAGTTTTAAAAACCGAAAATTGATTTATGGTGCTTTGAATGATAAAGATAATGAAAAAATGCTATCCCAACTGAAACCATATTTTGATAAAGTTTTTATTACAGAAGTTAATAATGAACGAGGTGAAAAGGCAAATGTATTATCCGTAATTGCTAAATCACTAAATATGGATGTAAGTATTAGCAAATATCCGGAAAAAATTATTGCAAAATTTTTTAATTCAAGGAATAATTCTGATAATTGTCTAGTTGTTTTAGGAAGCATGTATTTGTTGGGTGAAATTAAATTGAAGCTTTTAAAAAAATAA
- a CDS encoding dihydroorotate dehydrogenase electron transfer subunit codes for MFIEDFKIYSNIKIAENTFVIGVESNQKVDDLKPGQFFNIQVSENYFPLLRRPFSISDVQGNKIFFMYKIVGEGTQILSQKKIDEKINLLGPLGNSFNLQDDFENLILIGGGIGIAPFPFMIKQIPNKNYKVLFGVRTKIEAHNFGLKNVLYSSEDGTIGIKGNVIDLLDEELKNLEFEKTKIFACGPNAMFRALQKYLSDKNILCEVSMESAMACGFGICQGCPTEHKNSDSYKLICKDGPIFNIRDIVI; via the coding sequence GTGTTTATAGAAGATTTTAAAATTTATTCAAATATAAAAATTGCGGAAAACACTTTTGTGATTGGAGTTGAATCAAATCAAAAAGTTGATGATTTAAAACCCGGACAGTTTTTTAATATTCAAGTCTCAGAAAATTATTTTCCACTTTTACGTAGACCTTTCAGTATTTCCGATGTTCAAGGAAATAAAATTTTCTTCATGTACAAAATTGTTGGCGAAGGGACACAAATTTTATCTCAAAAAAAAATTGATGAAAAAATAAATTTACTTGGTCCACTTGGAAATAGTTTTAATCTTCAAGATGATTTTGAGAATTTAATTTTAATCGGCGGCGGAATTGGCATTGCACCGTTTCCATTTATGATTAAACAAATTCCTAATAAAAATTATAAAGTTTTGTTTGGTGTAAGAACAAAAATTGAAGCACATAATTTTGGATTGAAAAATGTATTGTATTCATCAGAAGATGGCACAATTGGAATTAAGGGAAATGTGATTGATTTACTTGATGAAGAATTAAAAAATTTGGAATTCGAAAAAACAAAAATTTTCGCTTGTGGACCAAATGCCATGTTTAGAGCATTACAAAAATATCTGAGTGATAAAAATATTTTATGTGAAGTTTCGATGGAATCAGCAATGGCATGTGGTTTTGGAATTTGTCAAGGTTGCCCAACTGAACATAAAAATTCCGATTCATATAAATTGATTTGTAAAGATGGTCCAATTTTTAACATTCGAGATATTGTGATATGA
- the ftsE gene encoding cell division ATP-binding protein FtsE, with product MLTFTNVEFKYSNQSIFNNLNLSLSEKDFAFLIGKSGVGKSTLLQLVYMDILPQSGYVQVGEFSSDTIKSNQLPSLRKKLGIVFQDFKLLEDRNVYNNLAFVLHVTATPRKQIKEKIMHALKAVGLEHKYKNMPNQLSGGEQQRVAIARAIINEPKLILADEPTGNLDPKTSEEIMAILKNINDKGTAILFATHNYDLVKKNDAKIFKIEDGKAVKVKLRASTEN from the coding sequence ATGCTCACATTTACAAATGTAGAATTTAAATATTCAAATCAATCTATTTTTAATAATCTTAATTTATCGCTTAGTGAAAAAGATTTTGCATTTTTAATTGGTAAAAGTGGGGTTGGAAAATCTACACTTTTACAATTAGTTTATATGGATATTTTACCCCAATCGGGTTATGTACAAGTTGGTGAATTTAGCTCAGATACAATTAAATCAAATCAATTACCAAGTTTAAGAAAAAAATTGGGAATAGTTTTTCAAGATTTTAAACTTTTGGAAGATAGAAATGTTTATAATAATTTAGCATTTGTGCTTCATGTAACTGCAACTCCGAGAAAACAGATTAAAGAAAAAATTATGCATGCTCTGAAAGCTGTTGGACTAGAACATAAATATAAAAATATGCCAAATCAACTTTCTGGTGGAGAGCAACAAAGAGTTGCAATTGCCAGAGCAATAATAAATGAACCAAAACTAATTTTAGCTGATGAACCAACCGGAAATTTGGACCCAAAAACTTCAGAAGAAATAATGGCAATTCTAAAAAATATTAATGATAAAGGAACTGCAATTTTATTTGCAACTCACAATTATGATTTAGTGAAAAAAAACGATGCAAAAATATTTAAGATTGAAGACGGCAAAGCCGTAAAAGTAAAATTAAGAGCAAGTACAGAAAATTAA
- a CDS encoding adenylate kinase yields MLIFFGAPGVGKGTQAKIISSKLSIPHISTGDILREAICKENKLGLEAKKFTDKGELVPDEIMVELVENVLKEDRCKNGFILDGFPRTLHQAEILHPIIEKITSEKIQIISLEADDEIIIDRLTQRRTCTECKGIVNLNLLEDDLTCPFCGSKNSFVKRKDDEAEVIKNRLQIFHSATKPVLDFFEKLDIVIKVDGTKSVEEISTKIFEAIN; encoded by the coding sequence ATGCTGATTTTTTTCGGAGCACCGGGAGTTGGAAAAGGAACTCAAGCTAAAATTATTTCTTCAAAATTAAGTATTCCGCACATCTCAACCGGAGATATTTTACGAGAAGCAATTTGCAAAGAAAACAAATTAGGTTTGGAAGCAAAAAAATTTACTGATAAAGGTGAACTTGTTCCGGATGAAATTATGGTTGAATTAGTTGAAAATGTGCTGAAAGAAGATAGATGCAAAAATGGATTTATTTTAGATGGATTTCCGAGAACATTACATCAAGCAGAAATTTTGCATCCAATAATTGAAAAAATTACATCAGAAAAAATTCAAATAATTAGTCTTGAGGCTGATGATGAAATTATTATAGATAGACTTACACAAAGACGAACATGCACAGAATGTAAGGGAATTGTTAATCTTAATTTATTAGAAGATGATTTAACTTGTCCATTTTGCGGAAGTAAAAATAGTTTTGTTAAACGGAAAGATGATGAAGCAGAAGTTATTAAGAATCGGCTTCAAATTTTTCATAGTGCAACAAAACCGGTTTTAGATTTTTTTGAAAAATTAGATATTGTAATTAAAGTTGATGGAACAAAATCTGTTGAAGAAATCTCTACTAAAATTTTTGAAGCAATAAATTAA
- a CDS encoding dihydroorotate dehydrogenase, translating to MSEIDLSVNVGSLKLKNPIMLASGTVGYGNEISEFIDLSQVGAIITKSISLKPRKGNPPQRITETPSGMLNAIGLTNVGVEEFIKTKIPFLEKLNSTLICNIAASSIEEYVECVEILDSQESIKGFEINVSCPNVREGGLIFGNDINMVGKITKKVRAKTSKPLIIKLSPNTSNIFEFAKVVKKEDGDAVSAINTLVGTSFNIYTRKPKIKNITGGLSGPAIKPVALAKVLEISRNVDIPIIGIGGIMDWNDVVEFMIVGASAVQLGTVNFINPKASIEIIDGLINFCKQTSLNKISDLISSRILE from the coding sequence ATGAGCGAAATTGATTTATCTGTGAATGTTGGTTCGCTAAAATTAAAAAATCCAATTATGCTTGCTTCCGGCACTGTTGGCTATGGTAATGAAATATCAGAATTTATTGACTTGAGTCAGGTCGGTGCAATTATTACAAAATCAATTTCGCTTAAGCCCCGTAAGGGAAATCCACCTCAGCGAATTACTGAAACACCTTCCGGAATGCTGAATGCAATTGGATTGACAAATGTCGGCGTTGAAGAATTTATAAAAACAAAAATTCCTTTTTTAGAAAAATTAAACTCAACATTAATATGCAATATTGCAGCAAGTTCAATTGAAGAATATGTTGAGTGCGTTGAAATTTTAGATTCGCAAGAAAGTATAAAAGGATTTGAAATTAACGTTTCGTGTCCAAATGTTAGAGAAGGCGGATTGATTTTTGGAAATGATATAAACATGGTTGGTAAAATTACTAAAAAAGTTAGAGCAAAAACTTCAAAACCGTTAATTATAAAGCTCTCGCCAAATACATCAAATATTTTTGAGTTTGCAAAAGTTGTAAAAAAAGAAGACGGCGATGCAGTTTCAGCAATAAACACTTTGGTGGGAACATCATTTAATATTTATACAAGAAAGCCAAAAATAAAAAATATAACCGGTGGACTTTCTGGACCGGCAATTAAACCAGTTGCTTTAGCAAAAGTTTTGGAGATCAGCAGAAATGTTGATATACCAATTATTGGTATTGGCGGAATTATGGATTGGAATGACGTTGTTGAATTTATGATTGTTGGAGCTTCAGCAGTTCAATTGGGAACTGTTAATTTTATAAATCCCAAAGCGAGTATTGAAATAATTGATGGGTTGATAAATTTCTGCAAACAAACTTCACTAAATAAAATTTCGGATTTAATTTCTTCACGCATACTCGAATGA
- a CDS encoding nucleoside deaminase: MFAALQEAEIAFEKDEVPIGAVVVFENKIIGRGHNQVQMLNDTTAHAEMIAITAASNYLKEKYLNNCDIYITVEPCMMCSGAILLSKIRNVYFGAFESKLGAAGSIYNLLSNNKYNSDVKVFSGIYAEESKNLLQSFFIKKRNVN, from the coding sequence ATGTTTGCTGCTTTACAAGAAGCTGAAATTGCCTTCGAAAAAGATGAAGTTCCCATTGGCGCTGTTGTTGTTTTTGAAAATAAAATTATTGGTCGCGGACATAATCAAGTACAAATGCTAAACGATACAACTGCACACGCAGAAATGATTGCAATAACTGCCGCCTCAAATTATCTGAAAGAAAAATATTTAAATAATTGTGATATTTATATAACGGTAGAACCATGCATGATGTGTTCCGGTGCTATTCTTTTATCAAAAATTAGAAATGTTTATTTTGGTGCTTTTGAAAGCAAACTCGGAGCTGCCGGTTCAATCTATAATCTCTTATCAAATAACAAATATAATAGTGATGTTAAAGTCTTTTCCGGAATTTATGCTGAAGAAAGTAAAAATTTGCTGCAATCATTTTTTATAAAAAAGAGAAACGTTAATTAA
- a CDS encoding GWxTD domain-containing protein, whose amino-acid sequence MKTRIFVLFLIINFAVYSQEKEKKIPVFLEHHSLIVDGNQKEFLTYKIPYNVLLFTKVEDIYESKFSISIEFYDSTLFILREIKTSIAQTSDYEMTKKNSIYYQDMIEFEILPGKYNLNINLLIEGVDGQIDLPPYKINVEKLNEKKIHNPIFIEKNKTFSNENILLNFSNSIPLSANNYDMLVSFTDTSINKINYIITQFDKEIIKDSAKIYFDGELKFIKQKDLIFVSQNKSNKSQNIFSISNFSKLLNEGKAEIEISYNNQKEKFPLEVTWINKPKVLASPEYSIRLLSYIEDEEVVKDLLFTDEEKYYQNLKDYWSSKFSTDGIKYNYAMNEYYLRADYAIEHFSSLNSNDGAENDRGRIYITYGRPTSIERNYSERNEIMEVWNYEKLGRDFIFKDTTGTGKFILVK is encoded by the coding sequence TTGAAGACAAGAATTTTTGTTTTATTTCTAATTATAAATTTTGCAGTTTATTCACAAGAAAAAGAAAAAAAAATTCCGGTATTTCTTGAACATCATTCACTAATTGTTGATGGAAATCAAAAAGAATTTTTAACTTATAAAATTCCTTACAATGTTTTGCTATTTACAAAAGTTGAGGATATTTACGAATCCAAATTTTCTATATCAATTGAATTTTATGATTCCACACTTTTTATTTTACGTGAAATAAAAACTTCAATTGCCCAAACTTCCGATTATGAAATGACAAAGAAAAATTCAATCTATTATCAAGATATGATTGAATTTGAAATCCTTCCCGGCAAATATAATCTCAATATTAATTTACTTATCGAAGGAGTTGATGGACAAATTGATCTTCCGCCATACAAAATAAATGTTGAAAAATTAAATGAAAAGAAAATTCATAATCCGATTTTTATTGAAAAAAATAAAACATTTTCGAATGAAAATATATTGTTAAATTTTTCAAACTCAATTCCACTTTCTGCAAATAACTATGATATGCTTGTAAGCTTTACTGATACTTCCATAAATAAAATAAATTATATAATCACTCAATTTGATAAAGAGATAATTAAAGATTCAGCAAAAATTTATTTTGATGGAGAATTAAAATTCATTAAGCAAAAAGATTTAATTTTCGTTTCTCAAAACAAATCAAATAAATCTCAAAATATTTTTTCCATTTCAAATTTTTCAAAATTGTTGAATGAAGGAAAGGCAGAAATAGAAATTTCATATAACAATCAAAAAGAAAAATTTCCTTTAGAAGTTACTTGGATAAATAAACCAAAAGTACTTGCAAGCCCGGAATATTCTATTAGACTTTTAAGTTACATTGAAGATGAAGAAGTAGTAAAAGACTTACTTTTTACGGATGAAGAAAAATATTATCAAAATTTAAAAGATTATTGGAGTTCAAAATTTTCCACCGATGGTATAAAATATAATTATGCAATGAATGAATATTATTTGCGCGCAGATTATGCAATTGAACATTTTTCATCTTTAAATTCCAATGATGGTGCAGAAAATGATCGTGGAAGAATTTATATAACTTATGGAAGACCTACTTCAATTGAAAGAAATTATTCCGAAAGAAATGAAATAATGGAAGTTTGGAATTATGAAAAGTTAGGAAGAGATTTCATCTTTAAAGATACAACCGGAACCGGAAAATTTATTTTAGTTAAATAA
- a CDS encoding SET domain-containing protein-lysine N-methyltransferase: protein MKYYEKNWEENFEIKASKISGAGLGVFTKRNIKKGEHIGFYTGKILNAKQLSREPYISSLFILQITKNYFIYGEGKGSNFVSYINHSNKPNAELVVSTRWKTARIVAIKNIKQGDEIFYNYSDEYWKILEKTPK from the coding sequence ATGAAATATTATGAAAAAAATTGGGAGGAAAATTTTGAAATAAAAGCTTCAAAAATTTCCGGAGCTGGATTAGGAGTTTTTACCAAAAGAAATATCAAGAAAGGTGAGCATATAGGATTTTACACCGGTAAAATTCTTAATGCAAAACAACTAAGCAGAGAACCATATATTTCTTCACTATTTATTTTACAGATTACAAAAAATTATTTTATTTATGGTGAAGGAAAAGGATCAAATTTTGTAAGTTATATTAATCATTCTAATAAACCAAATGCGGAATTGGTAGTTTCAACAAGATGGAAAACCGCACGAATTGTTGCAATTAAAAATATTAAACAAGGTGATGAAATTTTTTATAATTACTCAGATGAATATTGGAAAATATTGGAAAAAACACCAAAGTAA